In bacterium, a single genomic region encodes these proteins:
- a CDS encoding PorV/PorQ family protein, whose product MRCKFSRKYILLTYFSLVCVFFGILNVWGSDQGESGARVLTQGMSARALGMGEAYVAVADDMQTLYYNPAGLGRLVHQETGLMYNRSLMDTYYGYLGYVSPLFQGTLGASLATFQGGEIELIADDGSSRISNAEQDFVFSLGYGLDLKELFLGVVTKMVYSTLIEEYHARAFAIDVGGLFVSPNEKFTLGVVVQNIGTQLKYSEVGDSLPLSVGIGGTYQVKWNGDYCLLTSLDIVNINILQMHSGIEIAWGEIMKGRIGYKYGYDLESFSFGLGARLGAFQLDYALGLMGELGMKHYLSLNIHGPENKKR is encoded by the coding sequence ATGAGATGCAAATTTTCACGAAAATATATTCTGTTAACATATTTTTCACTCGTTTGTGTATTTTTTGGGATTTTGAATGTTTGGGGAAGCGACCAGGGAGAAAGCGGCGCACGAGTATTAACCCAGGGGATGAGTGCGAGGGCATTGGGTATGGGTGAAGCTTATGTAGCTGTGGCGGATGATATGCAGACACTTTATTACAATCCGGCTGGGCTGGGACGTTTGGTGCATCAGGAAACAGGTCTCATGTACAACCGGAGCCTGATGGATACTTATTACGGTTATCTCGGTTATGTTAGTCCGCTTTTTCAGGGAACGCTGGGCGCAAGTTTGGCAACTTTTCAGGGTGGGGAAATTGAACTCATTGCCGATGACGGAAGCTCTCGCATATCAAACGCGGAACAGGATTTTGTGTTTTCATTGGGATATGGTTTGGATTTAAAGGAACTGTTTTTAGGCGTTGTAACGAAAATGGTTTACTCGACCTTGATCGAGGAATATCATGCACGAGCTTTCGCTATAGATGTTGGTGGTTTATTTGTGTCTCCGAATGAAAAATTCACCTTGGGAGTTGTGGTTCAAAATATCGGGACGCAATTGAAATACTCAGAGGTAGGTGATTCATTGCCGTTATCTGTTGGAATCGGAGGGACATACCAAGTTAAATGGAATGGTGATTATTGTTTGCTGACGTCCTTGGATATTGTGAATATTAATATTTTGCAGATGCATTCCGGTATTGAAATTGCTTGGGGAGAAATAATGAAGGGGCGAATCGGATATAAATATGGGTATGATTTAGAATCTTTTTCTTTTGGTTTAGGTGCGCGTTTGGGCGCGTTTCAACTGGATTACGCTCTTGGACTGATGGGAGAATTGGGAATGAAGCATTATCTTTCGCTCAATATTCATGGACCGGAGAACAAGAAAAGATAA
- a CDS encoding amidase domain-containing protein yields MIFFWIKKKYFRKSLSILLLILFLTPLANAYNFEEAVYYANKWWDGRNTRDYADYSNVGGDCANFVSQCLIDGGMDLVQDGNIPSGHIGIGGTITWCDSLHAHLKNFQHAEVTFGENAGQAPFNLSPGDVVIFGRDDDIYSHAAIVATGNGGNVLLAAHSGDHNDLTIDGYLSWLRNKFGSGHITFYHFPTYSEIGREQVFYGTSNYVGEKSLISVVYQSGTNYEGYIVDSTDDSDQDLVVGDSTTALNGCAHYISAYCTDAHKGIPSDGQTFGQPWTSETSNHWAYWVRKGIQYANQHDYSSLDVLSAVWYITDRTGYYNSILSGIAYPLNGPTKNAANAQTAIGNNSLRLVHNECHPIKGEEVTILYNIASPGKISIKIYTVDGVLVRTVVDGSRQAGGAHVETWDGRNTRGTFVASGIYLLHLEAPGWRQTKKICIIK; encoded by the coding sequence ATGATATTTTTTTGGATCAAGAAAAAGTATTTTCGAAAATCACTATCAATTCTATTGCTGATATTATTTTTGACACCACTCGCAAATGCATATAATTTCGAGGAAGCTGTGTATTATGCAAATAAATGGTGGGATGGAAGAAATACAAGAGATTACGCGGACTATTCAAATGTAGGCGGTGACTGTGCGAATTTTGTATCACAATGCTTAATTGATGGTGGGATGGATTTGGTTCAAGACGGAAATATACCTTCGGGTCATATTGGTATAGGTGGAACGATAACCTGGTGTGATTCTCTTCATGCGCATTTAAAGAATTTCCAACATGCTGAAGTTACTTTTGGGGAAAATGCGGGTCAAGCACCCTTCAATTTATCGCCGGGGGATGTCGTGATTTTTGGCCGTGATGACGATATATATAGTCACGCTGCAATTGTTGCAACCGGAAATGGTGGAAATGTCTTGTTGGCAGCTCATTCTGGAGATCATAATGACCTTACAATTGATGGGTATCTGAGCTGGCTAAGGAATAAGTTTGGAAGTGGTCATATAACATTTTACCATTTTCCCACATACTCAGAAATTGGTCGGGAACAAGTCTTTTATGGAACCAGTAATTATGTTGGGGAAAAATCACTCATCTCTGTTGTGTATCAATCCGGTACCAATTACGAAGGCTATATTGTCGATTCAACAGATGATAGTGATCAGGATTTGGTGGTGGGTGATAGCACCACCGCTTTAAATGGCTGCGCGCATTATATCAGTGCCTATTGCACGGATGCGCATAAAGGTATTCCGAGTGACGGCCAGACTTTCGGGCAGCCCTGGACTAGTGAGACATCTAATCATTGGGCATATTGGGTACGAAAGGGTATTCAATATGCCAATCAACATGACTATTCCAGTTTGGATGTTTTAAGTGCTGTTTGGTACATCACTGACCGTACCGGGTATTACAATTCCATTCTTTCGGGAATCGCTTATCCGCTTAACGGACCTACGAAAAATGCGGCGAATGCTCAAACTGCGATTGGAAATAATTCCTTGCGGCTTGTACATAATGAATGTCATCCCATAAAAGGGGAAGAAGTGACTATTTTATATAATATTGCTTCTCCCGGGAAGATCAGTATCAAAATATATACTGTGGATGGTGTGTTGGTCAGAACAGTCGTTGATGGTTCCAGACAGGCGGGCGGTGCGCATGTTGAAACCTGGGATGGCAGAAATACGCGAGGAACGTTTGTGGCCAGTGGCATATACCTGCTGCATCTTGAAGCTCCGGGATGGCGGCAAACTAAAAAAATATGTATTATCAAATGA